The sequence below is a genomic window from Candidatus Omnitrophota bacterium.
TCAAACACGTTGGCCTCGCGACCGATGCGTCGGGCCGAATGCGAATCAGAATTCGACAGCAGCGTGTAGCGATCCAGCGTCGAGAGCCGCCAATTCATCGCCGGATCAGATGAGAGCCCGGTCTCCAGCGCAAAGATGTTTTCGGCCTGATGCTCAAAGCACTCTTCGACCGTGTCGAACCCTGAGGTGGAGCCAAAGATCGAAAACCACGGGGTCCACGCATGCGCCGGCACGATCAGGCAGCGCGGCTCAATGCCCAGCACCACCTCAACCAATCGCCACGCCTCCATCCGCAGCGTTGGCCGTCCGTCGATGCTCAGGCTGCCGAACGCTTCCAGCTCCTGATTGATGCGCTCAACCGACGCGATGCTGGGGGCGAGGATCACGTGATGAATCTGGTGCGCCTTGCCCGCCTTGTAAAAGAGCGTATTGACCTCGGCTGACAGCAGAAACTGTGTCGCGCCATGCTCGTAGAGCCCTCGGCCGGTTTCGCGCAGCCCGTCTTTCAGCTCCTCCAGCCACTGCGGGTGGGTAAAATCTCCGGTGCCTAAGACGCCGATGCCCTTGATCTTCGCCCACTTCGCCAGCTCAGGCACGCTCAAATCTTTTGAGCACGCCCGGCTGTACCTGGAGTGAATATGAAAGTCAGCAACAAATCTGGCCATTAGCTATTTAACTCGTCTCGCGATTCTCGAGCCCCCGGCCAGCCCAGCGAGCGGATGTGCGAGCTCAGCGAGCC
It includes:
- a CDS encoding DNA helicase UvrD, translated to MARFVADFHIHSRYSRACSKDLSVPELAKWAKIKGIGVLGTGDFTHPQWLEELKDGLRETGRGLYEHGATQFLLSAEVNTLFYKAGKAHQIHHVILAPSIASVERINQELEAFGSLSIDGRPTLRMEAWRLVEVVLGIEPRCLIVPAHAWTPWFSIFGSTSGFDTVEECFEHQAENIFALETGLSSDPAMNWRLSTLDRYTLLSNSDSHSARRIGREANVFDCELTYDAIIGAIKAKNPKQFLSTLEFFPEEGKYHFDGHRVCKIRWAPAESRRHGLRCTVCGKKIIVGVMHRVDDLADRPEGARPANAIPFRNIVPLDEIIAEALEVGVGTQAVDREYQKIIYTCGTELRAVLEAPEEELRKATTPKIADGILRMRAGDITVEPGFDGEYGKVRIFGGEEAPVQPASEQQLTLF